The DNA window tcaacttCGATTCTACAAGGGATTCCACGCAGTAGAATTACTCTTCTCCTTGTGGCATTACTTAGTTAATTGTTTGTACTGATTATCTTTGGATTCTCTAACATTATCCGCGGCTTATTTAAATATTCGGAATAGCCATTGTCGTCTTTTCCTCACCGGCGCAAACTAATATTCACCACAACTATGAGTGCCGCAGACACTGCTCTCCTCACGGAGCATTTGACATACAGACCCATTGTAAGTTGTTGAGATGTGATCATACTGACACTGCccaatttgaatattgccTATCTCTAACATCATCGTAGGCCGTCATCGACGACATAATAAACAGTATCAATCTCCTGGCCTTCCGGGCCATCGATGCGCTCGAAAAAGGTCTTTTCGCCGcccctccctcctcaatTGGATTCACACCCACATCCACTCTGTCTGCCGAAGAAGTTGCGACACAATGTCAACACGAGATCGAAAACGGAGTCTACAAGTTGGAAACATTGCTCAACGCGAAAATTGACAAGAATTTCGATAAGATGGAAATTTATTTGCTGAGGAACGTTTTTGCTGTGCCGCCGGATGTTAAGGATTGGATACGATTGAGTCATTATGAAGGATTGGATTTTAGGAGTGTGGAGGAAAATGGAGAGGGGGCGGATGGGGTGCCCACGTCGGAAACGGTTACGTTGCAGAGGAAGAGGTTGAGGGAGACGATGAAATTGAATGCGGTGTTGAGggcagagaaggagaggaatgAAAGAACTATTGCGGCATTGAAAGGAATCATATCGCCAAGTCCAAGTTCGGCTAAGAAAACTGTCAAGGCTGAGGATGGCACGGAGATGGAAGTCGATGTGGAGGATGATGAGCGCCCCTCATTGGCATTCTTGCAGAAAAAGGGCAATTTGACGAAGGATGGAAAACATCCTATTGCGACTACGACCGAATTCGCCTTGGCGCAATTGCCTGCGCTCAAGCAGTTACTGGATAATCTAGGACCAAGGCTGAAAGAGTTATCAGAAGGCGACGGCATGGCTGGAATGGTGGGAGAGCAAGAGAAGAGTTGGAGACGAGAAAGATTAGAATTCATTGAAAAGGAAACGAGACGACATCTTGAAAACGTGCGAGGCTTAGAACTAGGTTCGCAAGGTGAAGTGAGAGATGGGGAATGGCAGGGCGAGGGAAGGAAACTCGGGAACGGAGAAGTGGAGGATTTAGAAAAGGTTGTAGGGATGTTTGAAAGTCATGCTGCACCACCAGAAgacggagatggagatgcgaTGGATGAGGGAGCGTAAATTCGTTATTAGTAGCACAATTCGTGAGGTTGATATTGGCGTTTTAAGGATATACCCGAGGGTGGGCTGATTAACTGGCGATTTAAAAGCGCGGATGAACATGTCGttttatacatatacatacagcTCTGCAATAGTCTAGTTTTTTGAAACctgagattgaagaaataggAGAAGGATCTAGCACCTAGCTGGGAAGCATTACAGCGATATCTTCTACGAATATGCCAATCCTTGCTAGTGAGTTGGATGTATTGCATTGCAGAACGCTTTACTCGATCATTATTATccgagaaaaagaaaataagagcCTCACAAACTTCACAGAAAAGTAGTCTTGATTAACTAGTATTAAAGCCACACCCCTATGATGCCATTACTCCCCACATCTTCGCTGGATACATATCCGATgcaatattatcaatcaatttcccTCTATCCCTAGAAAATTCTCTCTAAAACGCCCCGCATATGCATTTATCAACACCCATAACGCAGACCAGCATGTTCTCATTGTAAAACTCCCAATTCCATGCACTCCCCAAATAATTATAGTAATCCGTTCCAAATCGCCCCCACAAAAGCTTTCTGCGCAGtttcttctcgatttccACTCTCGCTAGCCCAACTCTTGACTCCCTTCCCAATGGGTACCAAGCCTGGCTGAGTTGGCAATTCAACATTCGGTAATGCGGAATCGCCAAATGGTACGGTGTCGTAGGCGCCGGATGGCATGGTATCGTCATCGGTAATGGCACTACCGGAAACACAAGGTTGGCCTCTCCATACCACTGATTGAACTCTCATCCATAAGCCGGTGATATCATAGATATCATTTTTAGTATAGAATAAACGACAGTTGGCAGCTTCGTATTGAAATTGCAGGGGTGTGAATGTTTCATCGTCGTCGTGCATGTTATTTCGAAGGTTGAAACGGCCGCCGGACATTAGTCTTGATGTGGATCCGAGAGATACGTTGGCTTTGATGTTAGGGATGTACTCTGGAGCTGGGTAGTCGGGTAGTTCGAGTCCCTGTTGAAGATATGATGCTTGTGCGTCTGGTAGAGCTTCGAGATGAGATGCGACGCCATTGTAGGTCAATACTTGGGCGCCTTTAGAACCACATACTCCTTGCTGAGGACCTGGTTGGGGGCGACCTCCAACGACAACTATAGGAATGTTAGCGGAAAGAACAAATGCAAGTAGAGGATTGACGTACCACTTCGTACACCACCTTGAGCTTTCATCATCTCGGCAAAGATAGCACACGTGGAGCCGCAACCGCCATCCATAAGCATCACAATGTTCGAAGCATTGAACACCGCTGGGGGAGGGTTGCTTTCATCTAGGTAGCCTGTGATATTAATGCCTCCTGATTGGGACTATGGTAGGAATTAGCATGAAATTAGTTACGGTTGAGTAAATGGCCTACCATCGTGACGTGATCTGAAAGGTTGTAACGAAGTTCCGCAGTAAAGTTATCACCATAGATCGGTGTATTAGGGTCTTCCTGATTCCAACTTTGAAATGGCTGCCCATTGCCATCAAGCTCTGATTGTGCCTGAAAGAGATAATCATGACTGGCATCGTAAGTTCCGGCACCAGTAAATATGGTACCCATATAATTGACCAGCGGGGTGGCTCGATATCGTGATGCTCCAAATGGAACCAAAGATGGGAAAATTTGTTTAAAAGCATCATATCCGCTGAATAAATCACCGCCTCCATTTGCTTGTACGTCCACGATCAAGTATTCCATTTTGGCCTTCTGACATTCAGCCAAAAACTCACTAATCACTCTTTGTTGTTCGGCTGCTGCTTTGCCATCCTTCTGATAAGGGTCGATGAATCCCTGCATTGCTAAAATTGCAGTCTTGGTATCTTCGAAAAAGTATCCGCTTGTATAGCCGTCCGGATGCATAACGATTGGTTCGGGATAGCCTGTAAGTGATGTAATTGATCTTGCTGCTGTCTTAGTTTTAGTACTCTGTCGACTATCCGAGGCTGAGGAACTCGAATAGGTTGATTCTGATTCCGGTAAATCTACAGCGTTGAATAGATCTTGTCCCGATGATATGGATGTAAAATTGAGACTTGTTGATGCATAAATTTCTGCGTTTATGCTGGTTCCATTGGCGAAAGTATACTGGATAACATCGGCCGAAAATCCATAAATATATGCTCCAGACGTAAACATTCCACTGCTTCCGAAAAACGCCAAATTCGGTATTGAATAAAACATTTGATTATAGTTGGCATCGTTATCTTGATAGACACTCGTACTCTGGCTGATAAATTCAAGATATAAAGTGGCATTTTGGCCATTGACTTTAATTAGTGGTGATGCTGTCCAATTACCTGTTTTGGATAGTGTCATGTTGTTCTGCTTGTCAAGATCATCTATGCAAGGTTAGCACTTACTAGACGATGATCGATTAGATTGAGGCCCCTGTACAtacatttgaaatatatctCTGGCATTGCCAAGCCGTcggatgatattgatactaTTGGTCCATCTGACG is part of the Botrytis cinerea B05.10 chromosome 10, complete sequence genome and encodes:
- the Bcmtw1 gene encoding Bcmtw1 — translated: MSAADTALLTEHLTYRPIAVIDDIINSINLLAFRAIDALEKGLFAAPPSSIGFTPTSTLSAEEVATQCQHEIENGVYKLETLLNAKIDKNFDKMEIYLLRNVFAVPPDVKDWIRLSHYEGLDFRSVEENGEGADGVPTSETVTLQRKRLRETMKLNAVLRAEKERNERTIAALKGIISPSPSSAKKTVKAEDGTEMEVDVEDDERPSLAFLQKKGNLTKDGKHPIATTTEFALAQLPALKQLLDNLGPRLKELSEGDGMAGMVGEQEKSWRRERLEFIEKETRRHLENVRGLELGSQGEVRDGEWQGEGRKLGNGEVEDLEKVVGMFESHAAPPEDGDGDAMDEGA